In Brassica oleracea var. oleracea cultivar TO1000 unplaced genomic scaffold, BOL UnpScaffold11363, whole genome shotgun sequence, the DNA window CTCGGGATAAGCATTGACGAGATTTCCTTCACGGTCGTAATGTATCACACAAATATCGTTGTCGCAGAGAATGGAAAGCTCTAACGCTTTCTTCAGAATGGTCTTCTCTCTTAACAACAAGAACGATTTCTTGAAACGGGTTTGGTTTCTGACAGAGAGCTTGTTGTTGTTCTTCATCTTTGtcgaagtagaagaagaagaaagagaatccatggcaaaaacaaaacaaaagcttcTTCGAGAGTTTACGCAGAGTGAGAAAAGAATTGTGAGTGATTAAGCTTGATCATGGTTTAGggttattttatagattttgggtATCGtttataatttccttttttgatGTATTAGTTTCCCTTTTTTCTCATtccataattttcatttttgtccgTTTTTTATTATAGCCGTTGGGATTTTTACCGTGTGCtgtaaatacatttttattaattaattaatttttctttattttcaaaacC includes these proteins:
- the LOC106322241 gene encoding agamous-like MADS-box protein AGL93, producing the protein MDSLSSSSTSTKMKNNNKLSVRNQTRFKKSFLLLREKTILKKALELSILCDNDICVIHYDREGNLVNAY